A stretch of DNA from Spirosoma endbachense:
TCGAACACGTTTTCGACGAGTAGTCAGGTTGTGAAGCATAAGAGGAAAGTTGTTTCAAGGTAACACAAGCACTAAAGATACGCCAAAATCAGCTACCATTGTTCAGGATAATGGTTCTATTGGAGTGTCCGGTTACTTGGATGATTTTTACGTCATAAATTACGTATATTCGCTGATTGCTTAGGCTGGTAGCAGGTTTGATGAAAGCTGCCTGACAACTGCTTTTACTGCTATAGAATGTGTATTCGGTTAGCTATCAGACCTTTATCGAAAAATTGCTTTTGCCGAGAATGCTAACCGATAAATCTCCCGATATCCAGTTCTCTCAGCTTCTTGATGCATTGCCCGATGCAGTGATCTGGATGAAAACGATCCGTGATAAGAACAATCAGCTTGTTGATTTTCGAATTGATTATGTAAATAAAAAAGCGGAGGAGTATAGCCAGGGCAAATATCAGGTTAGTATTGGGACGCTCCTGTTGGGCGATAACCAGCACGATCAGGTGTATATGGCACAGATTTTTAAGAAAATGTGTGTCCTATACGAAACGGGCCAACCCATTGAAGATACGTATTTCAATAGTACACTGAATAGCTGGTATCTGATAAGCCGGTCTAAATTGGGCGATGGTGTTCTCAGCGTCACCCGCGACATTTCATCGTTAAAAGCGGCTGAGCAGGAAAAGCAGTCTCAGACGGAATTGCTGCAAACGATACTGGATACTTCGCTCAATAATGTTTTTGTTTACGAAGCGATTCGTGATACCACAGGCCAAATTCAGGATTTTCGGGTTAGACTGGCCAATCCGGCTGGTCGACAGGATGTTATGGATCGGTATGGCAAAGAAGTGCTGGGCAACACCTTGCTGGGGTTTCGCCCCAGTTCGCGGGAGACAGGCCAGTTTAACCTCTTTTGCCAGGTTATTGAAACCGGAAAGCCCGTTTGGGCTCAGCATTACTACCCGGATGTTCAGGAATGGTATGATACGGCCATTACAAAACTCGGTGATGGATGCGTGGTAACGGGAGTCAATATCACGCAGCAAAAGCAGGATTTATTGCGGTATAAGCGCCTGTCTGATCTACTCAACAGCGTTTTGAACAGCTCGCCAAATGGTATAAAGGCGATGGAGGCCATCAGAGAAACTGCACCGGATGGCTTACCCGGAAAGATTATCGATTTTGTTGTGACCGTGATCAATAAAGCCGGGGCTGATATCCGTGGACTTGACGCAAACGATATTGTTGGTAAACGGGCTTTACAGGTATTTCCGGATCTCCAGCAGACAGATTTATTCGATCAGTACTGTAACGTAACCGAAACCGGCGATCCTCAGCATAGTCAGAGTTTACACGGTGATGTCTGGTACGATATGGCCCTGGCTCCGTTTGGTAACGGACTCGTCATTACCTACACCGACATTACAGAGAGTAAACGCGTAAAACAGGTCATTGAAGATGCCGCTGCCGAAAACAAACGACAGGCTGATTTGCTCAACAGTGTACTCGATAATTCGACCAATGGTATCATGGCCTTTGAATCCATTCGGGACGAATTCGGGGTAATTACAGACTTTAAGTTCATTGCGCTCAACAAAGCTGCCAGTCTGTTAAGCGGCCGATCGCCCGACGATATGATGGGGCAATCCATGTTGTCAATCTTTCCTGGCAATGCGAAGTCGGGTATGATGGAAATGTACATTCACACCGTCGAGACGGGTGAGCGTACCAGTATGGAAACGTATTATGGTTATGACGGACTTGATTTCTGGGTTGCCGTTTCGGCCCTGAAATTGGGCGATGGTTTTGTCGTTACGTTTTCAGATATATCGGAAGCCAAGCGGGCCCAACAGCAGATCAGCCAAACGGCCGACCTGCTTCAAACGGTGATCAATAATTCACCGACTGCACTCGTACTCTATGAACCCATACGGGATGAAAGCAACGAAGTGATCGATTTTCGGTATAAGCTGGCGAATCCGGTAGCGGCCACCGCCACCAGTCGAACACTGGAATATATGCAGGGAAACACGCTGTTTCCAATGGCAGCGCAGAAGGGACTCTTTGATCGGTTAAGGATTGTGCTCAAAACGGGTGAGACGCAGCAGTATGAACATCATTTTTCGGACGACGGTGTCGATCTGTGGGCTGAAATTACGATGGTCAGGCAGGAAAATGATGTACTCACTGTCTTCCAGTATATTACTGATTTGAAGCGGGCCCAGCAGGA
This window harbors:
- a CDS encoding PAS domain-containing protein encodes the protein MLTDKSPDIQFSQLLDALPDAVIWMKTIRDKNNQLVDFRIDYVNKKAEEYSQGKYQVSIGTLLLGDNQHDQVYMAQIFKKMCVLYETGQPIEDTYFNSTLNSWYLISRSKLGDGVLSVTRDISSLKAAEQEKQSQTELLQTILDTSLNNVFVYEAIRDTTGQIQDFRVRLANPAGRQDVMDRYGKEVLGNTLLGFRPSSRETGQFNLFCQVIETGKPVWAQHYYPDVQEWYDTAITKLGDGCVVTGVNITQQKQDLLRYKRLSDLLNSVLNSSPNGIKAMEAIRETAPDGLPGKIIDFVVTVINKAGADIRGLDANDIVGKRALQVFPDLQQTDLFDQYCNVTETGDPQHSQSLHGDVWYDMALAPFGNGLVITYTDITESKRVKQVIEDAAAENKRQADLLNSVLDNSTNGIMAFESIRDEFGVITDFKFIALNKAASLLSGRSPDDMMGQSMLSIFPGNAKSGMMEMYIHTVETGERTSMETYYGYDGLDFWVAVSALKLGDGFVVTFSDISEAKRAQQQISQTADLLQTVINNSPTALVLYEPIRDESNEVIDFRYKLANPVAATATSRTLEYMQGNTLFPMAAQKGLFDRLRIVLKTGETQQYEHHFSDDGVDLWAEITMVRQENDVLTVFQYITDLKRAQQELERSRAELQTVIDTSQTGIFLFSPVRDKTGNVIDFRFRVANRQLASYVGQDPESVMGALGSTWFPDYKNNGLFELYNKTYQTGEPQRFDFHYDGGGIDAWLDIMSTKMGDEVLVTFGDYTSLKQLQQQLETSVIELQRSNRNLEQFAYVASHDLQEPLRKIQAFGDIIKAQYAPLIGDSGADMIQRMQSAAARMQVLIKDVLAYSRVSAKREEHKPVHLNSVVAEVLIDLETFITEKKAVVTVGQLPLIMGDIAQLRQLFQNLISNSLKFAQVDRIPEITISSSVLRGRESGLPISPPENNQLFHAIELTDNGIGFDPHYAERIFQVFQRLHGRSEYQGTGIGLAIVQKVVENHKGYITADGRPGQGATFRILLPSSSN